The Vitis vinifera cultivar Pinot Noir 40024 chromosome 7, ASM3070453v1 genomic interval ATCCGAATGGTATGCGTGCTACGTGTCACTATGAAGTGTGTGGCACGTGTTCTCAGGAGGAGGGTTCCCTGCACCTAATATATcacattttttaagtaaaattttataaaataaaaataaaaataaattaatattctaAGTAtaactaatttataaaaaatactttttatgatatttatgataaaaaaattaataacgaGAACTCcaaatagaataaaagaaataaagaaatgtAAGTTATTGATTCAGTATTTACCAAACTTCCAATGTGAATTGTTGAAAAGGTATTGTGAAATATGCATCATTAAATAAGAGTATAAATATATGGaatcaaaatataaacaaatcaaaCCATTAAGTGATTGAAAGTGTATTGTAAAATTTggatgtttaaaaaaatgggagaattatgttttgggggtagatggacccccaaattaacaaaagatccatgtaactcttcaaattgagcccaagacccaatgaaagtatggaaattgagttgaaggatatcatcttTCAGTATTTCAAAAAATGCCCTtagttgattttgagaaaaaaaaattaatatttttgaaaaatacttttatttaatttaatatttttgatttaatttaatattttaaaaaaatacttttatgaaatttaatattttttaaaatacttttatttaatttaatattttttaaaaataaatttatttaatttaatatttttttaaataaatttatttaatttaatattttttaaaaataaatttatttaatttaatatttaaaaaaaatatttaatttaatatttttttaaatactttaatttaatttaatatttttgaaaaataaatttaatttaatatttttgaaaactacttttatttaatttagtatttttgaaaaaaaaaatgattgaaaaaaaaaatatttaacttaattttataaaatattttatatgtgttcttaaagggtatatttgtccgttactatttcatatccttcaactcaatttgaagagttatatggaccttttgttaatttgggggcccatctaccctcaaaagataattctccctaaaaaaatggcataattggtacaaataaatgagataaaatatataagatGATAAGATgaaaagtatgaaaaataaagtcaaaatataaaacaatggGATCCCATTTGAATACAAAGTGATGGAGCCAATTTGTATAAATGGGATCACttcattaatattaataaaaataacaagaaaattgaaaacaagatcaaatttatattaataaaaaaacaattttaggtaatattttaaaattaaataatatataacccTCTTATTTGATCTTGATTCAAGGTTGTAACAATGTgtttttgaatcaaatttagtTGAGAATCAATTAGATTTGATCTGATCCTTGTTGCAAGTTCTATTTTTTACTTgggaaatggaagaaagaagatTATAAAGACTATTAGAATTTgtgagaaatatttttcaataattgaaaatatttttcaattatgttGTTCTCttcagaagaagaaaaaaaaacaaaaaaaactcatttatttttgaaatattttatttataaaaatattgtaaatgaaattttaatttagaaaaaaattccCCTACTTTATAAAAAGTAGAGGAATTGTACATGAATTGATTTTAGTAAATATGAAATGGTTTTTTTACCATAAATTTTAACATAACTCTACTTTATAAAAAGTGGGTGTTGATTCtcattacaattttttttaatatttttttcttgtatagAAAGGTatccaatatatttttttgacttcttttttttccttttaagtatccaagagaaaaagaagaaaaaaaaattcacttttttcctttccccatttcttttgttttttcaattgaaaataaataaaaaatatttaaaattttgacctTTAATATTATTCTCTGCACATGATGATGACAAAGGCCGAATATAACATTTGTTGAATATCAAAAGTTGAAATCTACAAGCTTGAATattctttttttgcttttttttttttttttttttttttttgaggaacACTCTGGTGTATTTGCTTTGGGGCACTTTTGGAATCGGAGGAAAAAGGCGATGCAAGTCTCTGTTAGTTTCGATGGAAAACAATTCCCagaaaatttttctttgttttcactTTCCCCATCATGATTTCGGGTTCACAAACTTAAGGTGTGGAATCTCACTGGTGGAAACCCGTTGCTTCTAATTTTCACGGCTATGGCTTCTATGTGAAAACGCATCGTCTGAGTTTCGCTGTTCTAACCCCCCTCATACTCTGCTATTGATACGAGGGTAAGATAAAAATATCGTGGAGATCATTGATCATTCAATCCTTTCGTGGTCTTTAATGCAGACAAAAAAAATCCGTATCGTATTTGTACGAAATGATGGGTAAACGGCGAAAGCCATACCGCAGGCGCCTACGATCGCTTGGCTGTTTCTCATTGAAAACAGAGAAATCTATAAGATATGTCCTTCAAtctatataataaaagaaagttgaaCGGCGAACCTGGTGGGATGTACTTGACCACATGTGGGCTACCAGAGGGTGATCTCAAAATCTCCTGAATGGATCCGGATGATGGCTCGCCAAGAAATTTTGGTAGAAGGAGAGTTACTTACGTTATGCAGATTGTACCATCTCATCTCAGTAGGCAAGCCTGAAAAACAAGCATCATCATGCTATTCCACATCATGAATCCATGATGTATTCCATCCCGTGCACACCAAACTGCAGCTGGAGCGCTGGTCCAGTGTGCAAGAGATGGAATACATCACAAGCCCATGTAAGCCACCGTTAAAGAAAGAGTTCTCAAGACAGCTCTCCCTTCTCCTCCATTACTCTGCTTCCGCGGAGATAGAAATGCAAGGAGAGGGCAATTTATACTGGTGTGGTGGGATTGACTCGAGAGATCTGGAGCCCCTCAGAAGTGGGAAATCTACAAATCGGATTATTGGTTTGTCGACTTCTTTCTGTATAGGAAAGTTCTACTAATCTGTAATGGTTTGGGCTGGGCTTAAGTAAGGTCTTAATCATGCTATTCTTTTTAGTCTTGTTTGGAAATCAGAAATTAAAGCTTGGAAATGAGTGGGAGAGGGTAGAGTTGAGAATGCTCCATGAGATGGAAAGCACCCAGGAACCGGCAACCTGACATCCAGCGAGGTAGATGTGATGGTGAGTCCTTTTCAACTCATATTTTAAGCTGTTCTCTGATATCATCTCTTTATGTACTTCCCATTCTCTTTTTGAAGATCAGAATCTTTTGATATCAAGGGAGGGACATTCTATCGGATCTTCAACattgtgtttgtgattttaagcTTACTTTGAACTGGTGTTGCATAAAAACGGATTCGGTGGGCTACTACCAAAAAGGGACAATTTTCCACTAAGGATGCCATGAACATGTCTAAACTTCAATCTCCAATCTCCATTGCCATATCTGAATCTCTTTATCTTTCTATAAAGTAAAAGCTGGTATCATTTCTGATGAAATGTGCTGGAATTATTCTTGTGGTCTGTGTTGTGTGTCCTTGCATCCCACGTTTTCAATGAGGAGAGAGAGGCCTCACTAGTCACTACAGAACAGTTTCTCTCATTTTCGAATCTCTGGTTAATGGAAACATGTGGCCCTCCTCCATAGTCAAGCCTTAATCAATTGATATCAGGTGTCAACAACTACCAAACTTAAGCTCTTGCCTCTCCCCATTCTATTATAATTCTCCTCCAAGGCTACAATTGCTCAGAAAAATCAGAAGTATATGCTTGTCTTTCTGTAATCAGGATGATGAATTGAAGGTCTGGTAATGGGTCACATTATATTTGGTGTCGATTTCAGGTATGCTTTTCTTCTATTATAGCAAATGCAAATTAAGCATGGAAGTCTAAGGGTGTTCCACTGTCTTACATTTTGTTTTTGATCGACAACAAGAACATCATATATCGGGCTGTTTAGAATATCATATATTCTGAGCCCAAGTCCAACACAGGGCCCAACCAAATGTTCAAGAGTAAAGATTATATTGGGCTGGGCTCACCTTCAGTCTACCTACCTTTCATCTGTAGTCACGGGGCTGGGCTTttcacaagaaaagaaaaatagaacacAAAAGAAGAATTCCccttttttccatcttttctcccttttcccTCTCTAGGGTTTTAGGGAGGGGTTTCAAAGTTTTTTCGCCAATTTCACCGCCAAATTTGGCAAGTCTCCAGATGTCGATCATGTTTCAGATGCCAAatccaaaccctaaaccccattagcaagaaggaagaagaaacacGAAGGCAATGGCGTTCTCTTTGTTCTCATCGCCTCAGCCACAGCAACCCCAACAGCTCTTTCAGCCTCAGCCACAGCCACAGCAACCCTTTCAACAACCCAACCCATTTTTACAacaacagcagcagcagcagcagcagcagcaattACAACAGCAACAGCAACAGCAATTTCAGCAGCCGCAGTTCCAGCAGCAACAACAGCAACCACTCTATCTCTTCACTAACGACAAGGCTCCTGCGACTTACAGCACCAAGTGGGCCGATCTCCACCCCGACTCCCAGAAATTTCTCCTCCAGATCGAGTACTTTTccgagttttctttctttttcttctcgtTTCACACTGTTTCATGGCGACCAAATTGAAGTATTAACTCATTATAGTTGAGTTTAGTACATTTTTAGGGTTTACCAGCTCATCAACTTTGATGTCTTTTAATTCATGGAATTGGAGCCGAGGCACTTTTAGTTGAATTTAAATTCCTTAAAACTCCAAGTCCACTGAACTAATTTCAGATTAAATgcaatatttgaatatttacaTGTGCAGCCAAATGCAATATTAGTTCTGTCTTTTTGATCCAATTTGTGGGTTGAGTTTAGATATGGAGTACTGGCGTCTGTGGTGATAAAAGTAGTGTTTTACATGTAGGGAGCGGATACTGGAGTATAGAGATGAAAGCCAGAGGTTGGATCAGTGTGGTCGTCTTTATGATTCTTCTGTATCCAACGATGCATTTGAGCTTGATGCAAGTCGCATTGTTCAGGTTTCCTCTTATTTAATCAAacttcttttcctctttctatTTGTTCATTACTGTTTAGAATGCAATGTGAGAAGTGGATGAACCTTTTCAAATGTTTGTTAAATTTCCAGTAGAAGCTATTGTGCCCACATTAAAATTAATGGTCTAAATCGTCCAcattttcttggtttttgaCTAAATTTTGATCTTAAGAAACTTTTTTATTCGTGCAATCTGCTTTTCTCTCTGTGACCGTGGTAAACCTTTTATGATAATACTTGGGCCACATTTTGTTGGATATTTTTATTCCTGTATGATTCTTGTGAGTTTTGTTTCTGCGAATGGTGGCATCTGTGATGTGACCTTCACCACTCATGATAATAGACCTACTATTCTCAAGCAGTGGTGAAAGTGAAGTATGGATTATAACTAGGATTAGGATTGGGATGGCTTGCTAAAGTGGGAACTTGTTTGGTTTTCTTTCAGTTCCTCTGAGGTGGAGGCAAGGATTCAAACTTTGGTATTTTTGTACTTTGTCGGTCATACTAACTAGGATGATTGTGtttgaagttaaatattttCCAGATTATAACTTAGGGagcttaaaatattttcaggTGTATCTTTCTTCCAACATTGTCCTTAATTCAGGATTTCATTTGTGGTTGATGGAACTGAGTAATTGGTCTTGCCTTCTTGGATAGCACCCTGACTATAGTCTGTAAAATTTTAAGACCTTAGTCTTCCCTGAACTTGATACAAGGCAAGCTGAATACATATGGCTACTTCAGCAAAATAGTACCTATATgtgttatttttcttctttctaatacaaatatctaaagatgaTAATGTAAAATAAACCAATGGATCATGATGACAGAGCTTATTCTAACTAAACAATTTCAGTTGCAAGCCCTACCATTGTCATTCCTATTGCTTCATGTTCTTGTTGAGTTAGAATTTATGGCATGGCAATGAATATTTGCAAATTTTTCTGCTAGGAACTTGGGGGAGTCAGTACTGCCATGGAGCGACAGAAGGCTGTGTTGCAAGAATTGATGGCTGTTGTGAAGGATATGTTAAGAAACACAGAGGTTGCTGTTCGTTCTTTTATGATGTTACGTCCAAGGTTCCTTCATCCAGGTTCTGGAGCTGTTTCAAGTGCCCCTGCACCATCACAGGCCCCGGGGGCAACTGTGGTTCCTAGTGCAAGCAGTCAACTGACTGTTACCTCCATGGCACCAGTTTTTGATTTCTACAGTGGGCTCCCGAGGAAACCATCTCCATTTTTGCTGCAAACAGTTGCTAGATTTGAGAAGTATCTTGGTGAATGCCGGCAGTGGATTGAAGAGTTAGAGCAGCTACTCATAGATTTTGACAGGAACTCTTCCAATGGCAGTTCCTCGTTACTGCAGTCTCTTCCAAAAGTCATGTCAAATGTGCATGACTTTTTTGTTCATGTAGCTGCTAAggtaaagaaaacatttttgttttttaaaacctcAATTATATAGTTAAGATCTGGccttaagatttattttttatgctgTGGTGATTATCCATCCAAACCATATACTTTCTTAGATTGTGTTTTGGGAAACAAAGGGATGCAATTGAACCTAGGATTCTTAATTGCTCTCTCATTTGGGactgaaaattaataaattgctctgaacaaattattttattgccCAAACTGCTGTAAAAATGAGgtttttttcccttgtttttgTGTCCCAggtttataataataaattctttttgcAAGAGTTTATTTCTGTGATATAGGCTGTTTGTGCCATCCTTcattcatcttttatttttcgtTAATGGTGATGACAA includes:
- the LOC100855059 gene encoding nuclear pore complex protein NUP58, whose amino-acid sequence is MAFSLFSSPQPQQPQQLFQPQPQPQQPFQQPNPFLQQQQQQQQQQQLQQQQQQQFQQPQFQQQQQQPLYLFTNDKAPATYSTKWADLHPDSQKFLLQIEERILEYRDESQRLDQCGRLYDSSVSNDAFELDASRIVQELGGVSTAMERQKAVLQELMAVVKDMLRNTEVAVRSFMMLRPRFLHPGSGAVSSAPAPSQAPGATVVPSASSQLTVTSMAPVFDFYSGLPRKPSPFLLQTVARFEKYLGECRQWIEELEQLLIDFDRNSSNGSSSLLQSLPKVMSNVHDFFVHVAAKVESIHQYIESMKMAYLADQRRRGDGNDPFLEADRRETAKQEAASKWVHPTLHLPAVSPPSTQVAGLFASSSTTGALTAPQQTFASASSGSGFSLFGTPSSAPSATTTSSLFTTPTTSAPVPSLFGTSGASPQTSLFNSSSSLFGSSSTPSLFGSTSTPSLFGSAATPSLFGGAAPSFGNTPAGSSLFTTPFASGAATGSGASFGAASKSSKPKTRTARR